CCGCCGCGCCCAGGCCGCAGACCAGCAGCGTCCGCTCCGAGTAGCGCTGCACCAGGAACCGCCCGTTGAACTGGGTGACGGCCAGCAGCGAGACCGAGTTGACCGCGAACACCAGGCTGTAGGTCTGCGGGGTGATCCGGTACACCTCCTGCAGCACCACCGAGGAGCCGCCGACGTACGCGAACAGCGCGCCGAACGCGAAGGTGCTGACCAGCAGGTAGCCGAGGAACACCCGGTCGCGCAGCAGCCCGCCGATCGCCCGGACCGTGGTACCCAGGCCGCCGCCGTGCCGCCGCTCCGGCGGCAGCGTCTCCCCGATGCCGAACCCGCAGGCCACGGTGAGCACCGCGCCCAGCAGCGCCAGCGCGACGAAGGTCCCGCGCCAGTCGGTGACGTGCAGCAACTGGGCGCCGGCCAGCGGCGCGACGATCGGGGCCAGGCCGGAGATCAGGCCCATGGTCGCCAGGAACCGGATCATCGCGGTCCCCTCCAACCGGTCCCGGACGGTCGCCCGGGCGATCACCAGCGCGGCCGAGCCCGCCGCGCCCTGCACCACCCGGCCCGCCACCAGCAGCGGCATCGAGTCGGCGAACGCGCACAGCAGGCTGGCGGCGGTGAACGCGGCCAGGCCAGCCAACATCGGGCGGCGGCGGCCGATCCGGTCGCTGAGCGGGCCGAACAGCAGCTGGCCGACCACCATGCCGAGCAGCGAACCGGTCAGGGTGAGCTGGGCGGCCGCGGCGGTGGAGCCCAGGTCCGCGGTCAGGTCGGGCAGCGCGGGCAGGTACAGGTCGGTGGTGAACGGCCCGAGCGCGACCAGGCAGCCCAGGGTGATCACGGTGGCGGTGGCGAACGGGGCGCCCTGCGGGGTCCGCGCGGCCCCCTCCGCCGGACGGAGCGGGACGTCGGGTGCGCTCTGGTCGCCGTCGGGGTCGACGGTCGGGCCTGGCATGGGGCTCCTCACGGATAGCGGGGTGTGCGCACCGTCCTATCCCATCCGCCCGCCCCCGGGGAAGCCGACCCCCGCCCGGGGCGTCCCCGTCAGCCGGTCGGACCGGCGGTGCGGGCCCCGGCGGTGGCCGGGGCGCCCCGCCAGCCGTAGAGCTGGTCGCCGACCAGCGCGACGTCGTACTGCCCGCAGTGCGCGGTGGCCCGCCGCGGGGTGTCGGTGGGGAACCAGTGCGCGCGCAGGTGCGGATCGTCCAGGGTGTGGCCGGTGGTGGTGCAGGCCGTGGGCAGCGCCCGGTCCGGGACGGTGGCCCGGATCAGCCGCTCGCCCTCGTCCCCGGACGCCAGGAAGGCGATGCCGGTGGCCGAGTCG
Above is a genomic segment from Kitasatospora cineracea containing:
- a CDS encoding multidrug effflux MFS transporter; the protein is MPGPTVDPDGDQSAPDVPLRPAEGAARTPQGAPFATATVITLGCLVALGPFTTDLYLPALPDLTADLGSTAAAAQLTLTGSLLGMVVGQLLFGPLSDRIGRRRPMLAGLAAFTAASLLCAFADSMPLLVAGRVVQGAAGSAALVIARATVRDRLEGTAMIRFLATMGLISGLAPIVAPLAGAQLLHVTDWRGTFVALALLGAVLTVACGFGIGETLPPERRHGGGLGTTVRAIGGLLRDRVFLGYLLVSTFAFGALFAYVGGSSVVLQEVYRITPQTYSLVFAVNSVSLLAVTQFNGRFLVQRYSERTLLVCGLGAAALAGAAVVLCTTVWDTGLAGVWPALTVLMGAMGVILPNANGQALTMAPHAAGSASALLGTGTYLCGAVVAPLSSLGGHPSATVLGAVVLGCALLALGSFLPLCRGR